In Ailuropoda melanoleuca isolate Jingjing chromosome 4, ASM200744v2, whole genome shotgun sequence, the following proteins share a genomic window:
- the BORCS8 gene encoding BLOC-1-related complex subunit 8 — protein sequence MEEPEMQLKGKKVTDKFTESVYVLANEPSVALYRLQEHVRRSLPELAQHKADMQRWEEQSQGAVYTVEYACSAVKNLVDSSIYFRSVEGLLKQAISIRDHMNATAQGHSPEEPPPPSSA from the exons ATGGAGGAACCGGAGATGCAACTCAAGGGAAAGAAAG TCACAGACAAGTTCACTGAGAGTGTCTATGTCCTGGCCAACGAGCCGTCCGTGGCCCTATACCGGCTGCAGGAGCACGTGCGCCGTTCTCTGCCCGAGCTGGCTCAGCATAAG GCCGACATGCAGCGGTGGGAGGAGCAGAGCCAGGGAGCTGTTTACACAGTGGAGTATGCCTGCAG CGCCGTGAAGAACCTCGTCGACAGCAGCATCTACTTCCGCAGCGTGGAGGGTCTTCTCAAACAGGCCATCAGCATCCGGGACCACATGAATGCCACCGCCCAGGGCCACAG CCCTGAGGAACCACCCCCGCCCTCCTCAGCCTGA
- the RFXANK gene encoding DNA-binding protein RFXANK, giving the protein MEPTQPAEDLSVTQQLPIPEFGDSEDPGDEALDGSDTVVLSLFPCTLEPGNPEPDAGASSPQGGSSLKHSTTLTNRQRGNEVSALPATLDSLSIHQLAAQGELSQLKEHLRKGDNLINKPDEHGFTPLIWASAFGEIETVRFLLEWGADPHILAKERESALSLASMGGYTDIVGLLLERDVDINIYDWNGGTPLLYAVRGNHVKCVEALLARGADLTTEADSGYTPMDLAVALGYRKVQQVIENHILKLFQSNLVPADPE; this is encoded by the exons ATGGAGCCCACCCAGCCTGCAGAGGACCTCAGTGTGACCCAGCAGCTCCCCATCCCAGAATTTGGGGACTCTGAAGACCCTGGGGATGAggccctggatggctcagatacTGTGGTGCTCAGTCTTTTCCCTTGCACCCTGGAGCCCGGGAATCCTGAACCGGATGCTGGTGCCTCCTCACCTCAGG gAGGCAGTTCCCTGAAGCACTCCACAACCCTGACCAACCGGCAGCGGGGGAACGAGGTTTCGGCCCTGCCGGCCACCCTGGACT CCCTGTCCATCCACCAGCTCGCGGCCCAGGGGGAGCTGAGCCAGCTGAAGGAACATCTGAGGAAAG GCGACAACCTCATCAACAAGCCGGACGAGCATGGCTTCACCCCCCTCAtctgggcctctgccttcggaGAAATCGAGACTGTCCGCTTCTTGCTTGAGTGG GGTGCTGACCCCCACATCCTGGCCAAGGAACGGGAGAGTGCCCTGTCACTGGCCAGCATGGGCGGCTACACCGACATCGTAGGGCTCCTGCTCGAGCGTGACGTGGACATCAACATCTACGACTGG AATGGAGGGACACCACTGCTGTACGCCGTGCGTGGGAACCACGTGAAGTGCGTAGAAGCCTTGTTGG cccgAGGAGCCGATCTCACCACTGAGGCTGACTCTGGCTATACCCCAATGGATCTTGCCGTTGCTCTGGGATATCGGAAAG TGCAACAGGTGATCGAGAACCAcatcctcaaactcttccagagCAACCTGGTGCCTGCAGATCCGGAGTGA
- the NR2C2AP gene encoding nuclear receptor 2C2-associated protein, translating into MTHSLVCPETVSRVSSVLNRNTRQFGKKHLFDQDEETCWNSDQGLSQWVILEFPQRIRVSQLQIQFQGGFSSRRGHLEGSRGGEALSKIVDFYPEDNNSLQTFPVPAAEVDQLKVTFEDATDFFGRVVIYHLRVLGERV; encoded by the exons ATGACCCACTCTTTGGTTTGTCCAGAGACAGTGAGCAG GGTGAGCTCAGTGCTGAATCGCAACACCCGGCAGTTTGGAAAGAAACATCTGTTCGACCAGGATGAGGAGACGTGCTGGAACTCAGACCAG GGCCTCTCCCAGTGGGTGATACTAGAGTTTCCCCAGCGCATCCGTGTCTCCCAGCTGCAGATCCAGTTCCAGGGGGGCTTCTCCAGTCGCCGGGGCCACCTGGAAG GTTCCCGGGGGGGTGAGGCTCTTAGCAAGATTGTGGACTTCTACCCTGAGGACAACAATTCACTTCAG ACCTTCCCTGTGCCAGCTGCCGAGGTGGACCAGCTGAAGGTGACATTCGAAGATGCAACTGACTTTTTTGGCCGAGTAGTCATCTACCACCTGCGggtgctgggggagagggtgtGA